Genomic DNA from Brenneria izadpanahii:
CGATGATCAGCAATACCTGTTTGCCGGCGGCGCGGTACGCTTCGGCGATCGCGGTGGCGGTAAAGGCCGCGCGCGCGCGTTCCATACTGCTGCGATCGGAAGTGGAGCAAACCAGCACGGTACGGCGGCGCAGATCGTCATCCAACTCATGATCGAGAAACTCGCGCAGTTCGCGCCCGCGTTCGCCAATCAGGCCGAAAACAATCGCATCGCACGGCGTGTTGCGCGCCAGTTCGGCCAGCAGCGTGGTTTTGCCGCAGCCGGCGCCGGCGAAGATCCCGACGCGCTGGCCCTGTCCCAGCGTCAGTAGCCCGTCGATGGCCCGCAGGCCGGTAGGCAACGGCATGGCGATGCGCGGGCGCGACGTGGGGGGCGGCGCGTCGCCCAATACCGGAAGGGCGCCGTCATGCCGTTCTCCGGGCTGGACGAATGCGCTTTCGCCGCCGTCTTCCAGCGCGCGTCCGAAGCCGTCCAGCACGCTGCCGAACAGCCGATCGGAAACCTGGATACAGTGGGGCTGGTAAAGCGGGGCGACGGCGGCCCCTGGGCGATGCCGTCTAACGCGCCCAGCGCCGATAGAAAGGTGTTCCGCGGACTGAAACCCACGACCTCGGCCATCACCTGGCTGCCGTCTTGACGCTCGACCAAACAGAGATCGCCGATGCGCGCGCGCGGCAGGCCGCACTCCAGCAAAATGCCGCTGATGCCGATAACCCGTCCTTTCAAATCGACGGGGGCGTAATCGGACAGCCGTCGCCGCTGTTGCTGAAACCAGCGGGTCATTAATGGAAAATCTATCGCTGCCTGCGTGTGCATTTACCAATTCACCCTAATCTGCTGCTGACCGCCGAACACGATCTGATGCTCGTCGATGCTGATCAGCCGGAGCTGATTCACTTCATCGCCGACAAACAGCCGTCTGCCGTCGTCGGTGACCACGTTGGCCCGCGGCCCGCTGGTGACCTGCACAATCTGAAACGGCAATTGCGCGCTCTTCAACTGGGTACGGTTATCAACCATCAGCGTCGTGCTATAACGTTGGTGGAATTGAAGAAGCATCCGTTCCAGTTTTTTTTGTTCTTCCGCCGTTAACTGGCCGGTCAGTACAACGCGCGTATGAGTGGACGCCAGTTTTACCGCATCGGTTAATTCACGCTCGCGCAGCATGGCGTGCAGCGTACGTTCCAACTGCGCCACGCTGTTAAGCATACGGCGCGTATCTTTGGGTTTCGGCGCGGGAGGCATTGCGACGCTCTCTTGCAACAGCCAACTGCCGATCATCATCATGAGCAACAGGCTGAGCAGCAGATAGCAGCTTTTGGCCCATAGCGGCAGACGCGGCGCGGCGACGGTCGCGGAGGGCGGCGCCGCGGCGGGCTGTACCGCGTCAGGAGCTTCCTGCGGCGGCGTTTCCGCTGCGATCTCTTCGCGCTCGACGGGCGCTTCCGGCTCCGGGTCCGCTTCCCAGGGGGTTTCGGCGGCGACCACGCACAGCCAGATATGATTAAGGGCGAAAGGCGTGCCGGGCGGCAGATCGGCGATTTGCGCGACGGCGTGGCCTTCCGCATCGCTCACTTCCCCGTCCAGCGCGCTGAGCCGCCAGTTTGTTTCCTGTTTTTCCAGCAGACAATGCTGCGCGCTGATGCCCGGATCGTAGAGGACGAGATCGGCATCGTCGTCGGCGCCTATCCGCCATGACGTTCCGCTCAGCGGTAATGCCGCGCCGCGATGTAAACCTGTCAGTACGCGTAGCTCAAACATATTTCATTCCTATGCGTTAAAAGGCGCGTTTTCTTCATACAGATCGAACCGTCCGAGGACGTTGATAGATAGATGCGATTCCAGTTCGGAGAACGAGAGCACCGGCACGTGGTGGAATTCATCTTGCAGCAGGACGCGTAAAGGGCTGCGTAAGTCCTGCGCGACCAATATCTGGCCGGTGGATGGCAGCGAGGACGGAAAGGCGCGCCGCAACTGTCCGAGCAGGGCGGCGGCGTAGTCCTGCGTCAACGCAAAGAAGGTTTCATTCTGGGTTTGGCGCAGCGAGTCGCGCAGCAGTTCTTCCGTTTCCGGCGTCACCAGCCACACATGCAGGCTGTTTTGTTGACTGTACTGGTGGCAAATTTGCGATTTCAGCGCCAGCCGGACGTAGTCGGTCAACGCGTGGATGTCCCGCTCGTGTTGTCCAATCTCAATCAGCGCTTCGGCGATCGGACGCACCGAACGCAGCGGAATCCGTTCCGCCGCCAGCCGTTGCAATACGCCGGCAAAGCGCGACAGCGGCATGATGCGTTGCAGCTCCTGCGCCAGTTCCGGCTGTTCGCTCTCCAGCCAGGTCAGGATCGACTTGGTTTCCTGCAGACCGATAAACTGCGCGCCGGAGCGGTGAATGGCGTTTTCCATCCGCATGAGGATTAATGCCTCCGCCGACCAGCGCGGGCGCTCTTCCTGTTCGAGCAGCGGATGAGCGGGGGAAACCCACAGCCAGTCCGCTTCATCACGCAGCGGAGAACCGGCGATGATATCCTCTTGCTCTTGTTCGTCCTGGCCGAGAGACGAGCGGTGCACGGCCAGACGTTCGGTGATGAAGGTGGCTTTGACGTAGGGGATTTCGTATACGCAGAATTGGAATTCGTCCTCGTCCAGCCGATCGTTGAACTCAATGTCGAACGACGGCAGCGTCATGCCGAACTGATACACCAGCCGGTTGCGCAAACGACGGATATGCTGCACCAGCGAGAGCGTGGCGGGATTTCCCTGCAGCGACGGATGAAACAGCAGCAGATAGGCCCGCGTTGGATTGAAACGCCGCAAATCCTGATGACCGTTTTGTTCGGCGGGCAGGTTGTCGGCCTCCGCCTGCGAATGGCTTAAGATCCCTTGCTGCTTAATCCGCCATAGCTGGAATACCCCGCTGCTTAACGAGGCGAGGCTGATCACCATAAATACCATCGAGGGCATGCCGGGCAGTAAGGCGAAACCGAACATGCCAAGGGCGGAGATGATCCAGGCCTTGGGCTGGCTGGTCAGCTGCTCGGCGATTTCGCGGCCGATGTTGGCGTCCAGCGGTTGCCCCTCGGCGGAAACGCGGGTGATGATCATCCCGGCCGTCAGTGAAATCAGCAGCGCGGGGATCTGGGCGATCAACCCATCGCCGATCGTCAGAACGGAGTAAACATGCATGGCGTCGGCGGCGGCCATGCCGTGCTGCAGCACGCCGATGGCGAATCCGCCGATCATGTTGATGAACACGATCACCAGCCCGGCGATGGCGTCGCCTTTGACGAATTTCATCGCGCCGTCCATCGCCCCGAACAGTTGGCTCTCTTTCGCCAGATTGTCGCGCCGCTGCCGTGCCTGATGCGCTTCAATCAGCCCGGCGCGGAGATCGCTGTCGATCGACATCTGTTTGCCGGGCATGGCGTCCAGCGTAAAGCGCGCGGCGACCTCCGCCACGCGTTCGGAACCTTTGGTGATCACCAGAAAGTTGACGACGGTAAGAATCAAAAAGATAACCAGTCCCACCGCCAGATTGCCGCCCACCACATAGTTGCCGAATGCTTCGACGATATGGCCGCCGTCCTGTTGCAGTAGGATCTGGCGGGTGGTGGAGATCGATAGCGCCAGCCGGAACATGGTGGTCAACAGCAGCACCGCCGGGAACGTGGAAAACGCCAGCGGCTTGGGCAAATACATCGCCAGTACAATCAGCAGCGAAGAGACGCAAATATTGAACGCGATCAGCACGTCGATCAGGCTGGTCGGCAGCGGGATGATCATCATAAATACGATGGACATGACGATGACCGCGCCCACCACCTCGGAACGCTGCATCGCGCTGAGGGCGATGCGGTTGAGCCAGATAATCAGCAGATTCATGTCAAATCCCTGCCTGGCGCCGGCGACAGCGAAGCCTTGACGTTCTCGTACTGCGCGACATCGCCGATCATGCCGCGAATAAGATGCAGCGCGGTTTGGCGGTTTTTCACATCGCGCCACAGCGGCTGCGGCAGCTCACGGACCAACGGCAGCAGCGCGTTGAAAAATATTACCTGGTGCCGGGGTTCGGTACCGGCTACCTCGCGCCCCAGATTGTGCAGATCGCGCGCGTAAGCGCCATTGGCGCCGAGACCGATCAGCCGGCGGGTGAGATCGATCGCGCCTAAGGTAAACGACGGCAGTTTTAGCGACAGGCGCGCCAGCATCTCTCTGCTGGCCGATAGCGTGTGGCTTAGGTGGCTGGCGTCGTTGAGGCTGCCGAGCATTTTTTTCAGCGCCTCTTTAGGGAGAGACGAAGCCTGGCAGGCGATATCCGCCGACAGCGCGCGCTGCATGGTGCGCAGGCCGTCCGTGAAACGGCCGGCGTCGAAGCGCTCCAGCAGCGCGTCCAGCAGGGCGCTGACCGACTGTTGATGGACGACCTTCTGATAATAGAGATCGCGCATCGCCTGGCGATGTTCGGGCTGGGCGCTGAACAGCGAAATGGCGCCGGCCGTGTTTATCCCCGCCCTGATTTCCGGCCCCTTCTCCTGATGCAGATGTTGCAGCGCCAGTTCCGCCGCTTCAGCCAGCGCGGGCCTGGCGGTCCGCTCCTGGCTGATAATCTGTCTGAGCAGCACGTCTCCCCGCGCCGGATCGTTTCCTGCGGCCTGGAGTATCGTTTCTACTGCCGGCGTTTCAGCGTTGGCCAACAGACCGCGCATGCGATCCATCTGCTGAGAGGGAGAGCCTTCGGATGGGTTTTCCAACAGCTTGAACAACTCGGTAAGTTTTTCAATCCGTTCGACGTTGGCCAGCGTCCGCACATCGGTTTGAACGATATTACGGCGATTAAGGGATTTACTTCTGCGCTCCGCCTGTTCGCCGAACGCCATGGCGACTTCTTCCATTGATGTGGCGAGCGGCGAGCGCGGCGGTTCATGATGTACAGGCGCTTTCGCCGCCGCCGGCTCGTTATCGGTATCTACTGGGCGGGATACGGGCGTCGTAACGGGCGTAACATTCTGAATTTTTATCATTATCCAGTCCGGCTTAAGTCAACACGATGCTGTTGTGTGGTTCGAAAGTCCGGACGGTTCCTGCATAGGCTTCATCTTTCTTGCCGAAAGCGCGCCGCCTATCCCGCATTTTGCAATCCATCTGCATAGAAACCAAAAATCAGAGCAATAGGTATTTCTTGCCGGGATGAATCATATACTTTTGAGCATTGCAAAAACTTGCATCGATTTTAGGGTCTATTGGCAAAATGTTGCGTGAAAAAGCGGCATCAAAAAAATAAGTAATTATAAATCAATAGAATAAATTGATGATAAGGGTGGTACGGGACTTGCTCTTCGTTGGCGCCGATATGGGCTAATTGCGGAGAGTAAGCTAAATGGAATCCTTTACCCCGGTCTATTCCGACCAGAAAGACGCCTCGTATAACGCGCCATCCGTCGATTGGGAACAGGTGTTTAGACAGCATGGAAAGAAGTTACATAACTTTATCCGTAAACGTGTCAGCAACCATGACGATGTTGAGGATTTACAGCAAATGACTTACCTGGAGGTGCTAAAGCATCAGGATAAGTTTCTTGGTGCGTCACGTCCCGAAACTTGGGTGTTCGGCATTGCCCTCAATTTGGTGCGCAATCACTTCAAACAGGCGCGCCAGCGATCGTATGAAATCGGCGATGAGGCGCTGGAAAACGTAACGGTTGATACAGATCCGGGAATGATCACAGAGAGCCAGAGAGCGTTAAGCAGGGCATCTGAAGCGATGTCCAGCCTGCCTGATGACACGCGCAATATGCTGCTGATGTTGCTCGATTCCGACGTTAGTTATCAGGATATCGCGCTACGGCTGGATATTCCTATCGGG
This window encodes:
- a CDS encoding FHA domain-containing protein gives rise to the protein MFELRVLTGLHRGAALPLSGTSWRIGADDDADLVLYDPGISAQHCLLEKQETNWRLSALDGEVSDAEGHAVAQIADLPPGTPFALNHIWLCVVAAETPWEADPEPEAPVEREEIAAETPPQEAPDAVQPAAAPPSATVAAPRLPLWAKSCYLLLSLLLMMMIGSWLLQESVAMPPAPKPKDTRRMLNSVAQLERTLHAMLRERELTDAVKLASTHTRVVLTGQLTAEEQKKLERMLLQFHQRYSTTLMVDNRTQLKSAQLPFQIVQVTSGPRANVVTDDGRRLFVGDEVNQLRLISIDEHQIVFGGQQQIRVNW
- the sctV gene encoding type III secretion system export apparatus subunit SctV; amino-acid sequence: MNLLIIWLNRIALSAMQRSEVVGAVIVMSIVFMMIIPLPTSLIDVLIAFNICVSSLLIVLAMYLPKPLAFSTFPAVLLLTTMFRLALSISTTRQILLQQDGGHIVEAFGNYVVGGNLAVGLVIFLILTVVNFLVITKGSERVAEVAARFTLDAMPGKQMSIDSDLRAGLIEAHQARQRRDNLAKESQLFGAMDGAMKFVKGDAIAGLVIVFINMIGGFAIGVLQHGMAAADAMHVYSVLTIGDGLIAQIPALLISLTAGMIITRVSAEGQPLDANIGREIAEQLTSQPKAWIISALGMFGFALLPGMPSMVFMVISLASLSSGVFQLWRIKQQGILSHSQAEADNLPAEQNGHQDLRRFNPTRAYLLLFHPSLQGNPATLSLVQHIRRLRNRLVYQFGMTLPSFDIEFNDRLDEDEFQFCVYEIPYVKATFITERLAVHRSSLGQDEQEQEDIIAGSPLRDEADWLWVSPAHPLLEQEERPRWSAEALILMRMENAIHRSGAQFIGLQETKSILTWLESEQPELAQELQRIMPLSRFAGVLQRLAAERIPLRSVRPIAEALIEIGQHERDIHALTDYVRLALKSQICHQYSQQNSLHVWLVTPETEELLRDSLRQTQNETFFALTQDYAAALLGQLRRAFPSSLPSTGQILVAQDLRSPLRVLLQDEFHHVPVLSFSELESHLSINVLGRFDLYEENAPFNA
- the sctW gene encoding type III secretion system gatekeeper subunit SctW, which produces MIKIQNVTPVTTPVSRPVDTDNEPAAAKAPVHHEPPRSPLATSMEEVAMAFGEQAERRSKSLNRRNIVQTDVRTLANVERIEKLTELFKLLENPSEGSPSQQMDRMRGLLANAETPAVETILQAAGNDPARGDVLLRQIISQERTARPALAEAAELALQHLHQEKGPEIRAGINTAGAISLFSAQPEHRQAMRDLYYQKVVHQQSVSALLDALLERFDAGRFTDGLRTMQRALSADIACQASSLPKEALKKMLGSLNDASHLSHTLSASREMLARLSLKLPSFTLGAIDLTRRLIGLGANGAYARDLHNLGREVAGTEPRHQVIFFNALLPLVRELPQPLWRDVKNRQTALHLIRGMIGDVAQYENVKASLSPAPGRDLT
- a CDS encoding RNA polymerase sigma factor, whose product is MESFTPVYSDQKDASYNAPSVDWEQVFRQHGKKLHNFIRKRVSNHDDVEDLQQMTYLEVLKHQDKFLGASRPETWVFGIALNLVRNHFKQARQRSYEIGDEALENVTVDTDPGMITESQRALSRASEAMSSLPDDTRNMLLMLLDSDVSYQDIALRLDIPIGTVRSRLSRARGVIRQAVDA